The Sorghum bicolor cultivar BTx623 chromosome 6, Sorghum_bicolor_NCBIv3, whole genome shotgun sequence genome contains the following window.
AGGGAAGGTTGATGTTGTTTTGACTTTTGCATATGAAGCAAAATTCTGAACTTCATACTTTTAAGGAAGGCTGGCTGCTAAGTCTCAGATTTCAACCTAATACGTTTCTAGATAGTGTTAACTGATTAGTTTTACTAACACAGTGGTTTGCTTTTTTTTGGGTGGTACTTTAGGTCATGGGCATGTTTAACCAAGGGTCCAATTAGGATAATACGCACCACGGAATGTGGCTTTCTGGAAGCCTAACGGTCAGATTTGGAAGAACATGTCTCATTAACCTTTTCTTCTGATCTGTAGTAGTAGAGTTTTATTGGGCCAGCTAATGGAACATGGGAGAACAAAGTGGATACATTTTGAGAATCCATTTGCTTTCAGTAAATAGAACATGTGTCACAGTAAATAGAACCGGTTCATTCAAAACAGTAAATAGAACCATCTTTTTGTTTATTCAAAACTGCAACCATCTTCTTGAATTGGATATGCCACTTATGAATCTATTTGTTATCATTGATTTTGATAATGTTATAGTTCAATAGATTATGTCCATGCATATTTTCACCCTTGCTATCTTGTTTTTATATAGTGTTCTATTCTTCTCTCGGCTAATGTACTTCTCATGCAGGCTGAGGAGAAAATGCGCTTACTTATTGCCAAAAACTCCAAGCGACTGAAATTATTAGATCAAAAGGGTGCAGAGCCTCAAAAGATTGATGCAACTCGAAATTTGCTGAGGAAGCTTTCAACAAAGATAAGGATAGCTGTGCGTGTTATAGCCAAGATTTCAAGAAAAATAAACAAATTAAGGGATGAGGAATTGTGGCCGCAAGTCAACGCTTTGATCCAAGGGTATGCCCCTCTTTTAGCTCAAGGAAAGTGcttgtttgttgttgttgttactGTAAATGCTATTATTGTATTACTACTACTCTTAGTCTTAATATTACTATTACTAAAACTACTAATGTTATTGttatttgtgtgtgtgtgtgtgggggggggggggggggggggctcaaGTCAGTGTCGGACAGACATATCGAATTGATTCTTTTTTACACAATTGATAGTGAGCTGATGCATTCATGCAAACTGAATGGATTGAGAGAAAACCATAAAACATGGATATGTAGGAAGTAGGATTGCAGAGTGTTTTTGTATACCTAGTTGCATGTTATATGTCAAATCGTGTTAAGTGATCTATAATAAATTGAAATGCTGATTTACTTGCTTTCTCCCTTTGGTTGCTCCCTCCTCTTTTGCATTGTTCGGCCCTTCCTGAACAAATTCATGGCTTATTTCCAGGTTTGTATTAATGTGGCATGATAAATTGGACTGTTACCATAGTCAGTGTCAAGTGATATCAGAAGCCAAAAACTTTACTTCAGTTTTGTCAGGTGGAAATGGCCAGGATTTGGTGTTGGAGCTTGAGGTAGAGCTGATTAAATGGATCATCAGTTTTTCCTCTTGGGTGAATTCACAAAGAAACTTTGTTAAGGCACTGAATGGATGGCTAGCACTCTGTCTTAATTACGAGCCTGAGGACAACACTACTGGAGTTCCACCTTATTCACCAGGAAGCATAGGTGCTCCATTGGTTTTTGTTACCTGCAACAAATGGTCTCAAGCCATGGATCGGATTTCTGAGAAGGATGTGGTTAACACCATGCAAGCTCTTGTGTCTAGCGTGCGGCACCTGTGGGAGCAGCAGCATCTTGAGCAAAGCGAACAAATAATCTCGATTCGAGAAAGGGAAAAATGGATCAAGATTTTGGAGAGGAAGACCCAAGAGATTAATAAGGAGGCAGATGAACTAAACAGGAAGCTGGCGTTAATACCAAGCCGGCAGAGACTGCATGTGCCTCGGAGTGTACAACTGTACGAGGCGCATTGTGTTGAGGCAAGTAACTTGCACATAAATCTGAGGCTGGTTCTTGAAGCTTTAGAGAACTTTGCTGCCAATTCATTGCAAGCTTTCCAGGATGTGTCAAAAAGTGCTGAAGGGACAAGGCTGCCAAGAGATAATGTGAGGAGAGAGCACCATAGTTCGAATAGAAGTTTAAACTACAAAACCAGCTCGTAAGATGCAGAGCTGGTAGCATGATGACTCGTTCAGGTGTAGCGTGGTGGCTTCCTGTGCAGATGAAACTTGGATGGGGTCCTGTGCCACAGACACAACTTGAATGGGTTTTTGAGCCGTTGAAAATCTGACATTCAGTTTGGGTTAGTGATAGATTTTTTTTGGGGGGCAAGAATAGAAAAATCCATTCAGAAAGAGCGTTTTGCCCAGTGTTCAGGTGCGTTATTTGCCTTGGTTAGGTCACAAGGTTATACCGGTTGCGAAGACTGAGCAGAAATATGGTGCAGGCTCGGGGCGGTTCCTAGATGTCGCTTCTAGCCTTCTACGAAGTACTAACCCGGCTACACGAAGTTGGATTTTGGTGACAGTGTATGTAAAGTGACTGAATGTAAAATCAGTCAAATGTGCATTCCTGAACGATCTTTTGCCACACGAAGTTGTACATATTTATGGTGTATTTGCAATCATCTTACTTTGCAGAAGTTTTGCACTCtctctatttcaaattataagtcgctttgatatttttaatatatttattttgctaaaaaaagaTCTAAGCgatttataatttgaaacggagGTAGTAGCTTTCGAGCTACGCGTGTCTCCAACAGAGTGAAAATTTGTTATTTCCTGCAAATTACGCTTTAACTTCACCTCCCCCAAGACAATGCTAACACAAACAGTTTTACAGCCAAATGAACCATATACGTGAACTGAAAAGAGATGACCCCACCGATCGACGACGAAATGCAACTGTCAATGTTAATCGAAGAGGATGTATGACCAGGTTTTCTTTGCACGTGAGCTTCGGTAGCAATGGGCCAACCGCTAAAGTTGTCATGGCATCTCGTGGGCCGGGCTTGACGCAGCTGGCCAGTGGCCGCTGGCGGTGGCGGTCCTGACTCGTTCCTTGGAAAAAGTCCATTCTGACTTCTGTGTTTGATTTGCCTCTCTTAATCTGAAAACCAGATTTTTACACTTCATATATCAACTTTTGAATCGTCCGATTTATCTTTCTGAGTAATTATTTTAAGAGTGGTTATGGCTAATTTGGGCTAGTTGTCCTATATGACCGTCAGCAACAAGGGAGGTAAATCCACAATAGCTCAGGAAGGTCAACTAGACTTTATTAAAATTAAAAGttacagaaatatttttttataaaattatccACATATTTTTATAGactaaatatgcatttgaaaataCTAAAATCATATTTAATGTTAGAAAACTCATAGAAATTTTGTTTTAACTcagaaaaatataaacatgTTCGCCGATTTCCTAATCTCTTGTCTCGGTGGCTTCAACATTGGCATATATGATTTTCTAAGAGATTAGTCAATGTTTTTCTTGATATGGCGCAAATTTATTTCACACTCATAATATCCTTTCGAAAAATTCGAGAACAGTTACACATTATTAGGGATCTCAGATCGCAACAATGCAGTTGTGAGATTTTTGAACCAAGTTTTTATTAGAACCGAGTCAACTCCATTATTCTCAAGTGAATAGAAGAAACTCTTTACCCTCTTGGAATATGTTTCTTCGgggtaaaaaaaaaatatagcagcAGCTCCTGTCTACTCGAGAGATTACACGTACAATTCCTATTTCAGTGGCATGGTATCTCCGGGTAAACTTGTCCGGAGATGGACACCTTTGCGTTTCTACAGCGGGCGACTGTTTGCTGGCCACCGGATCTCGTGATCATAACGGAGTTGACATGGATATCTGTGCAgctgccgccggcgccggcgccggcgccacaGTCAAACGCCACCGCGGTTGGCAGGGCTGAGGTCCCCTTCAGGTTGGTGTACGTTACGTTGCTGATCGCCACGGCCAGCTGCAAACCCAGAAATACATCAACATCGGTTGCATTGCTCGCAGTGCTGCTCATATAAACTGCCTGTGAATTAATTGTGATAGCTCTGAAGGGGTGAGCATGTAGTGTGTGTGCGACTTCAGTGTACTACTTCGTCAGTAAATGGAACCGAGCTGATCATAGAAAGATGAAATAGTACACCGTACGTACCTCGGCAGTGTGGTCTCGGTAGAACTGGTCGATGATTATGGGGTGGTCCACGTTGTCGAATTCTATGTCGGTAAATGAGATGGATCTTGCGTACCCTTGCGCACCCTATGGCAATTAGACAAGAAAAACACCAGATTAAACACAGCCTTGACATTTTACTCATAATAGTGCTAGGTTTTTTTTTTATCCGTCAATGTTCAGTAATCACAACTTTCACTTTACCTCCCACGTCTTGATCCTAGCTCCATTCATTGTATTTGTGAAGTAAACGTTCTTCACGTCGATGTACTCCACGGCGGCGATTTCGCCGTTCTTGCCGAGACTCCCAATGCTGGCCAACATgaaaaccatacatatataggtGCTGGGTTAGTACACATGCATCAGATCATCTTGTGCTAGAACGTCCACGCAGCACCGGGTTAGTTGCCCTTTCAGTCATGTCGATCGATGGGTTACCTTACTCCGTGGCCAGGCCCGCACTGGATGCCGTCGACGGTGACGAATCGGCTGCCGGAGCTTATGGAGACGCAGTCGTCGCCCGTGCCGATGGTAGAATTGGTGATCTGCACGCCGTGGCTCCGCTCGACGTGGACGCCGTCCGTGTTGGGGCTGTTCCCCGGCGCGGCGATGTTGAGCCCCCACACGTTGACGCCGCTGCTCTCGACGATGGCGATGTGCATCTGCGGGCTGTTGCGGCTGCTGAACTGGCTCAGCTCCAGGTTGTTGCAGCTCACCAGCTTCAGCGCCTGCCATGCCACAGAGACGAACAAATTCGTGAATCAAATGCAAAAGCTTcatcgagagagagagaggaacgaACACATGAGAAATGATCCGCACAGTGTTGCGTACCGTCGGTGCAGATCCAACGCATGTTCTGTCTGTTGAAGAGCGTGTAAAACGTAGCGGTGTACTCACGGCATCGCTGTGGCATCTCCTGACCCACCAACTCTGGCCACTGCCGTCGAGCACGCCGTTGCCGGTCACCCTCAGCCCGTCCACGCGATCGAACATCAGCCAGTAGAGATTTGTCCCGTTCCTCCATGCGCTCGCCGCCgtcgacggcggcgccatgATCGTGCCCTGGATCTGTGCAGGGTAAAGCCGGCAAGTATCAGGAGGTGCAAAGCGCTCTACATCTACTAGGTTTCTCCATGACATTTTTTTTCTTACTTCCTTTGCATTTttagttaaattttaaaaattttgactCCTCGAAAAGCAAGACGTGCATTTATTTGTGGACGAAAGAAGTATTAAGTTTGACCATCCATATCTACAGTCTAGTCGGCAGTCGAACAGACGACAAAGAGCGTTTCAAAAACattaaaaaaaagaggaaaaaacAGAGAATACAATCTGTCTGTTTGTCACGGTGGAGCAGAAACGGACAGACAACTGACATGCACGACATGGGCACTAGACGGGCGCATTACGCATACCTGCACGGTGACTCTTTGGGAGGCGCAGGGCCCCTGGAAGCTGACGGGGCCGACGAGGAACGTCCTCTGCGCCGGCACGACCATCACCGCCGACGGCCCCTTGGCGCCGCATGCCGCGTTCCACGCCGCCTCGAACGCCTTGATCGAGAGAGAGACACCACGAAACGATCTCGTGAGCACGGCCGTCCGTCGTCCTCTGCCgcctgcgccgccgccggccgtcgGACGGACCAAGAAGAAGATGAATCGCACGCACACGTACCTTGGTGTCGTCCGTGCTGCCGTCGCCTCTCGCGCCGTGGGCCACGACGTCAAACACGAGCTCCCTGCCAGCGTCGCCGGCAGCGCAGCACGCGAGGAAGCTGGCGACGGCGAGCATAATGCCCGAGCAGATTATGCCGGCGGCGCACTGCAAGATCGATTCATCAGCGTGTCTCCTGCATGAGCATATACGAGATATGGCGTCGACCGTCGATCATGCTATCTAGTTGCTAGCTACACGTATATATTTCTCAAGTTTTGCAGGCCTTACCATCGTGTACGTCGGTGTAGACTTGTAGGTCGATCGCGTAGATTGCCAAAGGGTTTAGGGGATGGAGTGGGGTATAAAACTACTGAACTACTTCAGCTACGTTTAGGGGATTGCATAGAACGGGCCTGCAAGgagggatatatatatatatagacttgTCCTCGTGACCATGTGGGGGCAATGCGTTGACCTAATAGCTAATGTGCATTCATGTGGTAAATGTAGAGAGATTCTTACAATTAGCAGATGCGTTTACTTATAGATAGAATGATGATCTTATTGATAGATTTAGGTGGGACTGGAGATTTGAATAAAGCCTGCTGCGTCACTCTTTAATTTCAGACTAAAGTTCACTAGCGGTTCCTGAACGTGTTCGTCTCTATCATTCCAGTTCCTAAACTCGCAAATCGACtatttaggtcctcaaacttgttcaccTGTGTCATCCTAGTCACTAAACTCATAAATCACTCGTTTAGATCTTCAAACTTGTTCGACTGTATCATCTAGATCCTTAAATATGCAAATCACCCTCAAACTTGTTCTTATGTCATCCTGATccctaaaatataattttacatCAAAAAACTTATACTATTTCTAAATTATTCTAACCacttttatatattatttttctctTGTATATTTGCATAAATTCTTTCCTACTCTTTATTCTTTTTCACATTCTTACATCTTTAGATTAACCAGCCACTACACGCGGGAAAGAAGATAAGCGTGACCTAGAGTTCGCCTATCTTTGTGCACAAAGGTTTTCTTCCCCTAAGTGCTAAAAGGTTAGGAGGAtagactttttttcttttcaaaaaaaaataatgaaTTGAGAAGGACTATTAGGtgctctttttttttgacaaagtgCAAGAAAATTTATTAGCCGCAACAAGAAGTTATAATAATGGATACAGAGTTGAGGTCTACTTGGAGTAGAGCCTGTAAGAAAGAGCAAATGGGCCCGCAAAGAGGCCCGATACAATTACGATTTTGTGTTGTGAGCGTTGGATATGCTCTAACCAAACAAAGACATGGCaatacttgtcaaaaaaaaaagacatggCCGCCTGGGCCAAAGTAAAAGGGCCTTTTCCCTGTGTGCCATTATAAAAGATGCTCGATTCCCCTGTGCCATTAAAAAGTTCACTCGTCCCTGTGTGACCAGACACTAATTTCTTTTGGCCTGTGTGCCATTCCGTTGCCTTTTGCCTCTAACGGTGGATAACGGCTAAACCATTTGACACTGATGCCCGTAGAAAATGAAATTGCTTACTTCTTCTGTGCCATCTCACGGAGCCGCAGCTGGTGACGTAGCCCCAGTAGTCGCCGGGGACGAGGTCCCAGAGGCGGGCGAACCAGTCGAGCACCGCCACCTCCAGCGGCCGGGAGTGCACGCCGTAGTTGCTCTCCACGAAGGGGTCGCCGAGGTTGTTGATGCAGAGGCCCTGCAGGAACGGCGCCAGCGAGGCGAAGTCGAAGTCCAGGTTGTACGGGTACCCCAGGTGGTGCGCGGACCGGTCCTCGAGGTGCCGCCGGAACCCGGCCAGGAGCCGGGCCACCTCCGCCTGCCGCTCCGCCAAGGCCTCCTCGTCCGCCGGTGGCTCCTGCACCGCGAACGCCTCGGCCGCtggcgccgccgccatggccagCTTGATGCCttcctcgtcgtcgtctccCACCTGGTGCACGCGTGCTTGCTGGTGAGTAGCAGCAGCCGTGTCATCAGCGAGCTGCAGGTCCCTGGCCGTCGTCGTCATCAGCTCTACTACCACCGGTGCCATTGATCCTACAGACGCACTAGCTAAGCTAGCAGTGCTGCCACACTCCGATCCCTCTACCGGCCGTCGTCTTCTCCAATGGCGTCCAGTACGTGCTAGCTCTAGTATATGTCTATGACTATAGTCTATAGGTATAGGATTGTCTGAAATGAACTCGTCATTGTGCTCATCCTCTGGCGCCGCTCCGCACCCCGCGCTACATCGCCGAGCTCAAGCTCGTCGGCACCGACGTGGGCCAGCTCTCCATCTCCATCGCGGAGCTCAAGCTCGCGCACGTCCGCTACGGCATGGGGCCCTGCCTCTGGACGCTCGTGTCGGGGGTCCTCATGGTCAGCGCCAGCTACCTCGTGGTCCGTGCCCATGCAGTACGTGCCCCTGGTGAAGAGCGCGGCGGGCGACAAGCAGTCGTACGCCGTCTACTACTACCTGGCGCTGTCGGGCGTGACAGTGGGCGGGAAGGCGGTGCGGCTCCCGGCGCGGGCGTTCGCGGCCAACGCCGCGGGTCCGGCGGCGCCATCGTGGACTCCGGCGACCCCGGCTCGCTGAGCTGGTCCGTGGTGAGCCGCGCCATGGCCTCGTCGTTGGGGGCCAGCACGGTGAGGACGTAGCCCTCGGAGACGAGGCGGCCCATCTCGGTGGCGAGCGAGGTGAGGTTCACGAGGATGCCGGCCAGCTCGTTGTACCCGCCGTAGAGGAGGAGGGTCTGGATGAAGTCCTTCACCTGCCCGTGCCCGTCGAAGCGGTGCGTCCCGGTGCCTGgacccggcgccggcgccggcgcgatGGATGGGCCGGGTGCCATCGCGTCCCAGACAGGGAGCGCCGGCGGGGCACCCAGCGGCGGGGCGGGTTTTTTGAGGAGGCGGTGCGTGCGCGGGTCCACCTCGGGGGCGCCCGTGGGGAGCGCGACGGAGATGGACGACGCGAGGCTGCGGCGGCGGTTGAAGGCGTCCTGGACGGAGCGCGGGACCAGGAGGCGGTCCACGCCGTGGATGACGCCGTCCGCGCGCACTACCGCGTCGGGCCGCGTCACGGCGCGGGACACGGCGGGCCCGAGCTCCAGCGGCTCGCCGGCGAGCGTGGGGTGGTGGCGTCGGGAGAGGAAGGAGGCGGCGTGGAGGCGGGCGGGGAGGACGTGGAAGAGGAGCAGCGACTGGAGGGAAGGAAGGTTCCGGGGCTCAAGCGTTTTCCTTTTCTTCGTTTTCattataataaataataaataataataacaacagTGCAATATTAATAATTGCGTATGCTTAGCGTGGCGCGCCGCTTGCGTCCCGCCTTCCAGCAGCCAGATGGAGCTTGCCCAGGCCTAGGCGCTCCTCCTGTTTCTCACCAGCGAAAGGGCAGTGTGGTCTTTTTCTCAGCCCGGTCCCACACGTCAGAGCACCCAAACGGCCAAAAACAAACAGAAAGGCAACGGAATGGCACACAGGACAAAAGAAATTAGTGTCTGGTCACACAGGGACGAGCGAACTTTTTAATGGCACAGGGGAATCGAGCATCTTTTATAATGGCACACGGGGAAAAGGCCCAAAGTAAAAGGGAAGTCTGACTGGGCTGTATAAATGGACCGGAGGCCATTTCCGAAGCTTGCCAGGGGAGGTTGTGGAGGATGATGAGGCAAGATTGCCCGGGGTGGCAACCGGGCCCAGGAGCGTTGAGCAGAGGTGGACGATGATCGATGACGTCCTCGCGGTGGCGGACTTGCCGCGTCCCTCCGCTCGTACTAGTCGATTGCCAACTGCCAAGACTGGTGTCGCAGTGTGACTGGCAGCTTTGATCAAAACAGACGAGGACACATACATGCTTCGCAGTgaacagaaaagaaaacaaatatATTACAGACCACAGATGCAGAGTATGGAGAGATATCTGTCTGTAAAGAACAGTCTGAAGGAATATTCAGCGCACTGAAATGTTGACGGATGAAGCAAATGCAACATGTCGACGAAATTAATCTGGGGACAGGTGCACGTTTTGTTATGTTTTTTTAATTAAAGGAGGAACTGTAAGACAAGAGAAATTTTACTATGCTTGGAATAAATGGGAACATCCGTTTGCTTAGGTCCAATGGTTTTAAAACAGAAAGGAACTGATGAAAGGAACTTAAGTTGTGGGCTCGAACCAAAGAATAAGTGGACCCGGAACTAgtctataaataaataaaaagggtATAATAGTATTTTTACATCTCCCATTTTTTTTGAATCAGAAAATGAAGTCCGCTTCTCATGCGCACTGGAATAGAAGCTGCTTCTCATTTGCACACAAACAGGAGCTGCTTCTCAAATCTGTACCGATCTCTGTCTCTCTTATCGTCTTCTTGAGCGGCGGCCCTCGGTGGCTGGCGGTGGCGCGAAATCTCACTGGCGTGTGCCCCCCGGTGGCTGCTGGCTGGCGTCGGGGCTCGGCGGCGCGCGGCCCCTGGTGGGCAGGCCCGGCACCTCCCTTCGGGGCTCGGCGACGCCCAGCCCTGTGCGCGGCCCTCGGTGGCTGGCGGTGACACGAGATCTCAGTGGCGCGCGGCCCCAGTGGGCAAGCCCCACACCTGCATCCTTCTCCTTGTGCGCGGAGCTGACTGGTGAGCGACGTCCTAAAGAGCTGGTGaggcagtagcccaccctcgtgATTTGCAGCGAGGCGGGCGGCGAGCCGATGACCTGCGAGGTCCTGCACACCAGTGACCTCCCTCCCTCTCATAGCACGTGAGGCCTGACCAGTGTGCAAGCTCTCTGGTCCAGCTCCGGCGGCAGCTGCTCCTGGCCTGGAGGTGCAGCGGTGTGTGCGCATCCAAGGTCAGCGGCAGCTGTTGCTCCTCCAGCTCGAGTCGCCGGTTCAAGTTTCAGCCTGCAAGTCTACTAGAAAGCGCCGTGGTCTATGCCCAAACTTTAGCTGTAGGCATCCACCTTGGCGGTGTTGACTCGATTGGCGACGAGCTGGGAGACATCGTAGATCTCGCGAAGCACGACACGAAGCAGTTCGTGGAATTGGATTTAGAAGCTGAGAATCAGTACATTAGGCAAAGTACTAAACTACCCTTAATTATAACTTTTTATTAACACCTGCCGCAAAGAAGGTTAACAGGAGGAACCACCGGTTCCTCCAAGCACCGTAAAAAATCTCGTAAGACAATTCTATATTTGCGAAATGATGTATGCTCGGACAAAATTTCCCGTTACACTCTCATGTTTCAGGTTATATATACAGATTTAAATGGAGGTCAGCAAAATTGGTAACGGACATTATGAAAAAACAAAATCAAGAATGGTGATAGACCCATCAAAATCGCATTATAATACTACACAGTAAAACATAAGAGGGAATTCTTTTGTTCCTATCTACGGTACAAGCTATATGAAAGAGAAACCATGACTGTCAAAATGACTTCCATTTCTCCAGTCAGCATTGTTTGAGGACCGATCAAACACTGTACAGTTGCTACCTCGTACTGAACTATATATAGGCTTCCTTCTGCATTCACAAGACAGAGTGTGTCAATACTGATGATttaatgccaattgggtcaaagGTATGATGAgactgaaattatgtgatgataCAAATATACGGAGATTTTGATGAGGTAAACTTAAATTTTCAAAGAATCAAATGCATTGAAACCAAATAACATTTgcttacttcaagaattttgtGTTTACCTGTCTTTTCTGAAGGAAGCTCTTCCAGGCCTTTCTTCTTTGTTGAGCTGTTTCTATGTGTCTCCAATCTCCAAGAATAAACAGGAGAAAGATAAATTATGTAGCAGCTTCTGTCCTCAAAATAATTTATCACCAAGCCCTTTGTAAATAAAAACAAACCTATAACTATAATGAACTATCTATCTGTGTCTAGTCTGACATCATATCCTCCAATTCAGGAATGTCTGATCCACCAACACGAATATCATCTGATTCTGTTTCATTAGATGAATCCCTGCCCAAGGGTGTATGCTCTCCGTAGTCCAAATCCTTCCAGTCAAGTTCCCCATCAATAGAGTGGCTCTCCACAGCTTCTCCAGCTCCTTTAACTAGGTGAGGCCTGCTCTGTCCAGTTTTTCCCTTCGATTTTGCACAAATGCAATCTGCAGGATGCTCATGGAATTCGCCTCTTCCTAGTTTAATCTCATTGGGCTCCCCCATGAATCCCTTTTGGAAGGTCTGAACTTTAGATGCAAATGTGTCCCAACTCATGCTGGTTCGATTCAGAAACAATGAGTAAAGTTTCTTAGTGTTGGGCCTTATGGTCCTCTTGTGCCCAAAATATCtcctgaaaatccacaatttatCAGTCAATCACCGTTGCCTTAGA
Protein-coding sequences here:
- the LOC8056602 gene encoding probable polygalacturonase At3g15720, which gives rise to MAPVVVELMTTTARDLQLADDTAAATHQQARVHQVGDDDEEGIKLAMAAAPAAEAFAVQEPPADEEALAERQAEVARLLAGFRRHLEDRSAHHLGYPYNLDFDFASLAPFLQGLCINNLGDPFVESNYGVHSRPLEVAVLDWFARLWDLVPGDYWGYVTSCGSCAAGIICSGIMLAVASFLACCAAGDAGRELVFDVVAHGARGDGSTDDTKAFEAAWNAACGAKGPSAVMVVPAQRTFLVGPVSFQGPCASQRVTVQIQGTIMAPPSTAASAWRNGTNLYWLMFDRVDGLRVTGNGVLDGSGQSWWVRRCHSDAVSTPLRFTRSSTDRTCVGSAPTALKLVSCNNLELSQFSSRNSPQMHIAIVESSGVNVWGLNIAAPGNSPNTDGVHVERSHGVQITNSTIGTGDDCVSISSGSRFVTVDGIQCGPGHGVSIGSLGKNGEIAAVEYIDVKNVYFTNTMNGARIKTWEGAQGYARSISFTDIEFDNVDHPIIIDQFYRDHTAELAVAISNVTYTNLKGTSALPTAVAFDCGAGAGAGGSCTDIHVNSVMITRSGGQQTVARCRNAKVSISGQVYPEIPCH
- the LOC8057577 gene encoding fasciclin-like arabinogalactan protein 15, with translation MKTKKRKTLEPRNLPSLQSLLLFHVLPARLHAASFLSRRHHPTLAGEPLELGPAVSRAVTRPDAVVRADGVIHGVDRLLVPRSVQDAFNRRRSLASSISVALPTGAPEVDPRTHRLLKKPAPPLGAPPALPVWDAMAPGPSIAPAPAPGPGTGTHRFDGHGQVKDFIQTLLLYGGYNELAGILVNLTSLATEMGRLVSEGYVLTVLAPNDEAMARLTTDQLSEPGSPESTMAPPDPRRWPRTPAPGAAPPSRPLGTYCMGTDHEVAGADHEDPRHERPEAGPHAVADVRELELRDGDGELAHVGADELELGDVARGAERRQRMSTMTSSFQTILYL